CAGAATCCGTCGAAGCGCTTGGAATGGACCAGATCCATCGCATCGATCACCAGAGCGATGTCGCTCGCGTTCTTGCGCACCGTGTTGTTGAACTGCTGCACCGGCTTGATCGAATGCTTCAGCAGCGCGGCCTTCCAGGCATTGAGGTTGGTGCTGGTGAAGTCGCCATAGGCTCGCTTCACGCTGGCCACGCCATATTTGGCGATCTCCGCGAAGAGCTCGTTGAGGAGCGCAGCTTGCGCATTCTCGGCATCGATGAGGACGGCGAGGCGGCGCGGTTGGTCGGTCACGGGCGCAGGCTCCTTCGGTTGGCGGATGGAGAGTATAGCAAATTCCAGGAGCGGCGGGCGATGACGGCCGCTCTAGGGCGTGCTGTCGCTCGATTGCGTGTCGCTCGGGGCGTCGCTGGCGACCGGAATGCTGTCGCCGGGCTCCCAGCCATCGAGCCAGGTCTGCAGGGGCAGCACCACGGCGGGGGACCCGTTGTCATAAAACCAGGAGTCGACCGCATAGCGTCGACCGGTCGCGATGTCGCGCACCACGGCCGTGTTGTGCGCGAGGATCACGCCGCCACGATGGGCGGGCATTTCGATGGCGTGAAATCGCAGCAGGCCGTTGTCGGCGATCAGATTCAGATAGGTCGAGCTGTTGACCGCCTCGTCGACACAGTCGAGTTGCGTCGATTGATCGGCGACGGCGAGATTGCGGCCGACATCCCTGGCAGTGCCGGCTTGCGGGGCGACGAGCTGTTCCAACAGCCCGATCGCATTGGCGATGCGCCGGCGCTCCTCGACCGCGGTCTTTGGCGCAGGCTCGAACAGGGCGCGGACGCGGTTCCAATCGCTGTCGTCGAGACGGACCGCCGTCTCGATGCGGCAATTGCTGCCATGGCAGACCTGAAGCTTCCCGGGCGTGGGCGCGTGCTCGACCAGGGAGCCGACGCGATGCTCCTCCAGGTCGGTGCAGCCACCGAGGACGGCGAAGAGGAGCGAAAGCAGAAGGCAGAAACCTCCGCGAGCGGTGCGATCGATGGTTCGCTGTGCCATGCCCAATGCCGACGACGCCTGCGCCTTCCCCGATCATGCAAGCCTGCGCGGTCATCGCGCGGTTGGCAAGGCATGGTTGGCGGTCGGCTCACCTGCGGCCGGGATTGCCAGGCGCGCGGACCGGTTCCACACTCGGGTCATGGGCAAAGGGAGTCGTGCAGGCCTGGGTCTGATGCTGGTCGCGGGGCTGGTCGGCGGTATGGCCGCAGGCGCCCGGGCCGGCTCGTCCGAGCATGACCAGCAATATGCCGCCTGGCGCGAGACCTATTACGGCGCCAACGTGATCGAATATTGCGGCTTCATCACCGACGAGGTGAAGGACGGGTTCCGGCGCAAGGTGCAGTTCCTCCGGGCCTGGAGCGGGATGCCGGCCGCCATCGAATGGCGGATCCGGGTCTGGGCGGCAGTCAGGGCCGACTATCAATATCTGGACCACAGCCTTGGCGGCCACCGGACCTGGTGTCAGACCGACGGCCTCAGCGCGGTGCGGAGCTTCCTCGCCTTCCGCCAGCGCGACATGGCGCGGGAAGCGGGGGCGACGGAGTAGGGGGCAAGACGGCGACTGAGCTTCGCATTTCTTC
The nucleotide sequence above comes from Hypericibacter terrae. Encoded proteins:
- a CDS encoding ATP-binding protein, with amino-acid sequence MPNADDACAFPDHASLRGHRAVGKAWLAVGSPAAGIARRADRFHTRVMGKGSRAGLGLMLVAGLVGGMAAGARAGSSEHDQQYAAWRETYYGANVIEYCGFITDEVKDGFRRKVQFLRAWSGMPAAIEWRIRVWAAVRADYQYLDHSLGGHRTWCQTDGLSAVRSFLAFRQRDMAREAGATE